A genomic window from Camelina sativa cultivar DH55 chromosome 2, Cs, whole genome shotgun sequence includes:
- the LOC104753342 gene encoding putative rRNA 2'-O-methyltransferase fibrillarin 3, with protein sequence MTHPQRRRGGGGRGRGLATGGGGSAVRGRGSESGGGIKGGGKVLVAPHRHAGVFIAKSKGDALVTKNLVPGEIIYDEKRIFVQNEDRSTVEYRVWNPHRSKLAAAINIGVDNIWIKPGLKVLYLGASSGYSVSHVSDIVGHEGCVYAVEHSHICGSDLVNMTEKRTNVIPIIEDARHPAKYRMLVGMVDIILCDINQPDQATIIATNASYFLKPGGHFMITISANSIDSKLSAETVYQKEVEKLQMEELKPTEILPLDNCEGDHACVFGGYRLPRKQNS encoded by the exons ATGACACATCCCCAAAGAA GACGTGGTGGTGGTGGCCGTGGAAGAGGTTTAGCCACAGGCGGTGGAGGAAGTGCCGTAAGAGGCCGTGGAAGTGAATCCGGCGGAGGAATTAAGGGAGGAGGCAAAGTGTTAGTGGCGCCACACAGGCACGCAGGAGTGTTCATTGCCAAGAGTAAAGGAGATGCTCTTGTCACCAAAAACTTAGTTCCTGGTGAAATCATTTACGATGAGAAGAGAATCTTTGTTCAGAACGAAGATCGATCTACAGTTGAATACAGGGTTTGGAACCCTCATAGATCTAAGTTAGCTGCTGCTATTAACATTGGTGTTGATAACATTTGGATC AAACCTGGTCTTAAAGTTCTTTACCTTGGTGCTTCTTCCGGATACTCTGTATCTCATGTCTCCGACATTGTTGGCCAT GAGGGATGTGTTTACGCTGTTGAGCATTCTCATATATGTGGTAGCGATTTGGTGAACATGACTGAGAAGAGAACTAATGTTATCCCAATCATTGAAGATGCTAGACATCCTGCTAAATACAGAATGCTTGTTGGCATGGTTGATATCATATTATGTGATATTAATCAACCAGACCAAGCTACGATCATAGCTACCAATGCATCATATTTCCTCAAACCTGGAGGTCATTTTATGATTACTATAAGC gCGAATAGTATAGACTCAAAGTTATCAGCAGAAACAGTGTATCAGAAGGAAGTGGAGAAGCTGCAAATGGAAGAGTTGAAACCAACAGAGATATTGCCTCTTGACAATTGTGAGGGTGACCATGCTTGTGTTTTTGGTGGATATCGCTTGCCTAGGAAGCAAAATAGCTGA
- the LOC104727554 gene encoding scarecrow-like protein 8: protein MSSGFPGGGGGPEFYGGGGGRSMIHGGPGTVINVGSNNNNNPQPTYRNQIPGIFLDQIGNRVSAGHGFAGKRTLADFQAAQQQHHQQQQPFYNQAALNAFLLRSVKPRNYQNHLQSPSPVIDLTSLNDMSFSQRYGLPVLRSQTTQQPDLGLFGGIRMGFGSGNDNNNMTLTGVPCIEPVQQNRVRESENNNNMLNSLRELEKQLLDDDEDESDAQGGGGGDDDVSVITNSNSDWIQNLVTPNPNPNPITSSSPSSSSSSSSPSTASTMTTTASVCTRQTVMEIATAIAEGKTEIASELLARVSETPSLRRNSEEKLVDFMVTALRHRINNNPAEGLASPATELYGKEHLLSTQLLYELSPCFKLGFMAANLAILDSAGNNDEGIMNLHVIDFDIGEGGQYVNLLHALSTRRNGINQGQRQSTKTPVVKITVVTNSEGFVVGDGGEEKLKAVGDLLSQLGDRLGISVSFNVVASLRLGDLSRESLGCEPDEPLAVNLAFKLYRVPDESVCTENPRDELLRRVKGLKPRVVTIVEQEMNSNTAPFLGRVSESCACYGALLESVESTVPSSNLDRGKVEEGMGRKLINAVACEGIDRIERCEVFGKWRMRMSMAGFELLPSSEKIAESMKSRLSNGKRVHSGFTVKEDNGGVCFGWMGRTLAVASAWR, encoded by the coding sequence atgtcatctGGATTCCCCGGAGGCGGTGGTGGACCGGAGTTTtacggcggtggtggtggtagatCTATGATACATGGAGGTCCTGGTACTGTAATCAACGTTGGtagtaataacaataataatcctCAACCGACGTATAGGAACCAGATTCCTGGTATTTTTCTTGATCAGATCGGGAACAGAGTCTCCGCCGGTCATGGATTCGCCGGAAAACGTACTTTAGCTGATTTTCAAGCGGCTCAGCAGCAACATCATCAACAGCAACAACCGTTTTATAACCAAGCAGCTCTCAACGCGTTTCTTCTAAGGTCCGTGAAGCCAAGGAATTATCAGAACCATCTTCAATCTCCGTCGCCAGTGATCGATCTCACGTCGTTGAATGATATGAGTTTCTCTCAGCGTTACGGCTTACCGGTTCTCAGGTCTCAGACGACGCAGCAACCGGATTTAGGTTTATTTGGTGGGATCCGGATGGGATTCGGGTCGGgtaatgataataataacatgACGTTAACCGGCGTTCCTTGTATTGAACCGGTTCAGCAAAACCGGGTTCGTGAATcggagaacaacaacaacatgttGAATAGTTTAAGAGAGCTTGAGAAACAGCTTTTAGATGATGACGAGGATGAGAGTGATGCacaaggaggaggaggtggtgatGATGACGTGTCAGTTATCACTAATTCAAATTCCGATTGGATTCAAAATCTCGTGactccgaatccgaacccgaacccgattaCGTCTTCTTCACcgagctcttcttcttcgtcttcttcgccaTCTACAGCTTCAACGATGACGACGACGGCATCGGTATGTACGAGGCAAACGGTTATGGAAATCGCGACGGCGATTGCGGAAGGGAAGACGGAGATAGCGTCGGAGTTACTAGCGCGTGTTTCGGAGACGCCGAGTTTGAGGAGGAACTCGGAGGAGAAGCTTGTGGATTTCATGGTGACGGCGCTTCGTCATCGGATTAATAATAATCCGGCTGAGGGATTAGCTTCTCCGGCGACTGAATTGTACGGGAAGGAGCATTTGCTCTCGACTCAATTGCTTTACGAGCTCTCTCCTTGTTTCAAACTCGGCTTCATGGCGGCGAATCTCGCAATTCTCGACTCCGCCGGAAACAACGACGAAGGGATCATGAACCTCCACGTCATCGATTTCGACATCGGAGAAGGTGGACAGTACGTTAACCTTCTACACGCGCTTTCCACGCGCCGAAACGGTATCAATCAGGGGCAGAGACAGAGTACGAAGACTCCGGTGGTTAAGATCACCGTCGTAACGAACAGCGAGGGGTTTGTGGTCGGAGATGGAGGGGAAGAGAAGTTGAAAGCCGTCGGAGATCTGTTGAGTCAGCTCGGTGATCGACTCGGTATCTCCGTGAGTTTCAACGTGGTGGCGAGTTTAAGACTCGGTGATCTGAGCCGTGAGTCGCTAGGATGCGAACCCGACGAGCCTTTGGCTGTGAACTTAGCTTTCAAGCTTTATCGTGTTCCGGACGAGAGCGTGTGCACGGAGAACCCGAGAGACGAGCTTCTCCGGCGAGTGAAGGGACTTAAGCCGCGCGTGGTGACTATAGTGGAGCAGGAGATGAATTCTAACACGGCGCCGTTTTTAGGGAGAGTGAGCGAGTCGTGCGCGTGTTACGGTGCGCTTCTTGAGTCGGTGGAGTCGACCGTTCCTAGTTCGAATTTGGACCGTGGCAAAGTCGAGGAAGGGATGGGCAGAAAGCTTATAAACGCGGTGGCGTGCGAAGGAATCGATCGGATAGAGCGGTGTGAGGTGTTCGGGAAATGGAGAATGCGGATGAGCATGGCGGGGTTCGAGTTGTTGCCATCGAGTGAGAAGATAGCTGAGTCGATGAAGAGCCGACTTAGTAACGGAAAACGAGTTCACTCGGGTTTTACCGTTAAAGAAGATAACGGAGGTGTGTGCTTTGGGTGGATGGGACGGACACTCGCTGTCGCATCCGCTTGGCGTTAA
- the LOC104727564 gene encoding proline--tRNA ligase, chloroplastic/mitochondrial: MVASLRLPSLTSLLFPATTRYPASLRRTVCLPNRRPLSGFATAPSGTTASTETKSAEVDRLKSDRAVTPRSKDFNAWYLDVIASAELADYGPVRGTMVIRPYGYAIWEAIQEYLNVKFKETGHSNMYFPQFIPYSFIEKEASHVEGFSPELALVTVGGGKELEEKLVVRPTSETIVNHMFTQWIHSYRDLPLMINQWANVTRWEMRTKPFIRTLEFLWQEGHTAHATPEEAEKEAKQMIEIYTRFAFEQTAIPVIPGRKSKLETFAGADITYTIEAMMGDRKALQAGTSHNLGQNFSRAFGTQFADENGERQHVWQTSWAVSTRFVGDIIMTHGDDTGLMLPPKIAPVQVVIVPIWKKENEKTGVLSAASSVKEALHTAGFRVKLDDTDQRTPGWKFNFWEMKGIPLRIEIGPRDVSSNSVVVSRRDIPGKAGKVFGISMEASTLVAYVKEKLDEIQSSLLEKAVSFRDSNIVDVNSYDELKDAISLGKWARGPWSASDADEQRVKEETGATIRCYPFEQPKGTKTCLMTGNPAEEVAIFAKSY; this comes from the exons ATGGTGGCGTCTCTGAGACTCCCTTCACTCACTTCCCTTCTATTTCCCGCCACAACTCGTTACCCAGCTTCTCTCCGACGAACCGTATGTCTACCGAACAGACGACCTCTCTCTGGATTCGCGACGGCGCCGAGTGGTACAACTGCTTCGACGGAGACTAAGTCTGCGGAGGTTGACCGGCTTAAGTCGGACAGAGCCGTTACGCCTCGCTCAAAGGACTTCAATGCTTGGTACCTTGATGTTATAGCTAGTGCTGAGCTCGCTGATTATGGTCCTGTTCGTGGTACTATGGTTATCCGTCCTTATGGTTACGCGATCTGGGAAGCGATTCAG GAGTATTTGAATGTGAAGTTCAAAGAGACTGGCCATAGCAACATGTACTTCCCACAG TTTATACCATACTCGTTTATTGAGAAAGAAGCTTCACACGTTGAGGGATTTAGTCCTGAGCTAGCCCTTGTCACTGTAGGAGGAGGAAAAGAACTTGAGGAGAAGCTTGTG GTTAGGCCTACTAGTGAAACAATAGTGAATCACATGTTTACCCAGTGGATTCACAGCTATCGTGATCTTCCTCTTATGATCAATCAG tggGCTAATGTCACTAGATGGGAGATGCGGACAAAACCATTTATTAGGACTCTTGAATTTCTTTGGCAAGAGGGTCATACTGCTCATGCCACTCCTGAGGAGGCAGAAAAGGAG GCAAAACAAATGATCGAAATCTACACCCGATTTGCTTTTGAGCAAACTGCAATACCTGTTATTCCAGGtcgaaaatcaaaattagaaactttTGCTGGTGCTGATATAACCTATACTATTGAGGCTATGATGGGAGATCGGAAGGCTCTGCAGGCTGGTACCAGCCACAATTTAGGGCAAAACTTTTCTCGTGCCTTTGGAACTCAG TTTGCAGATGAGAATGGAGAAAGGCAACATGTGTGGCAGACATCATGGGCAGTCAGTACACGTTTTGTCGGTGACATTATCATGACTCACGGAGATGACACTGGTCTTATGCTTCCCCCCAAGATAGCTCCAGTACAG gTAGTAATTGTACCTATTTGGAAGAAGGAGAATGAGAAAACAGGAGTTCTCAGTGCTGCATCATCAGTGAAGGAAGCTCTGCACACTGCTGGATTTAGAGTTAAACTTGATGACACAGATCAACGAACTCCAGGATGGAAGTTCAATTTCTGGGAAATGAAG GGAATTCCTCTAAGGATTGAAATTGGTCCACGCGATGTATCTAGTAACAGTGTTGTTGTCTCAAGGAGAGATATACCAGGAAAGGCAGGTAAAGTTTTTGGAATATCAATGGAGGCATCAACGTTGGTGGCGTATGTAAAAGAGAAGCTGGATGAGATCCAATCATCGCTTCTAGAAAAGGCTGTATCGTTCAGGGACAG TAACATTGTTGATGTGAACTCATACGATGAGCTCAAAGACGCAATATCTTTAGGGAAATGGGCGAGAGGTCCTTGGTCAGCGAGTGACGCGGATGAACAAAGGGTAAAAGAAGAAACCGGAGCAACCATTCGTTGTTACCCGTTTGAACAGCCGAAAGGGACTAAAACATGCCTCATGACTGGAAACCCAGCAGAAGAAGTTGCAATCTTTGCCAAGTCTTACTAA
- the LOC104727574 gene encoding uncharacterized protein DDB_G0283697-like: MKSNDGVEVPWKVVAKGSRSSTRRSKKPVVRVAASGIEAEDKSSTGSAVAGKSKPEKLGVSVQSQHFPERVEHVPIKKRRFLVRSLSPSKRSSGQCEGSENKAQINRVSPVSRLNPNLISDVHDEKPDCSGHDFSGIKILADAACSTELNNDLAPAVDRLLAEESVVQQQDASTISTHAEGNDSSAGTAYVSHTAVDSSDQGRESNSDIVAPQRNPLKNLVKELADVQSVEHSRVTSGGMIAPKKTSIALSDESSTERPTANVAASESETLAPDSGVVTMSEKSSADEPTERNKGEGLKNVIFHWDLNEPCGVEDEASGRDVEGEITESIAPKESGPIDGSKDSMGGVIASDDHTKTSSPSGPKADAATKNEKECQSGYDSQFEDGELREPYPWEETEGETGEVEQLDYGSEPEDERFYSMDSEKGILADKNFRHVKCEPGDAPRIGEANEGSDIEKQVVVNMSDSHPKKGSSSPSRSFGSKPYKKLPSHDAIQRRRPDNYEGLSTLPDRFVGRDDRSGMRTPGRGGFFSGWDSKRRFSQPNYKGGSSGFGRPRPRSMADDQGMMNGFDESGSGPGPGPDGPGPGPDGYERRQFSNGGYRGRFRRFPDDRDRNFRGPHSDTNQFPSRMHNRMSSNRRERGGSPVYRRLHNPQSESRSRSRSPVSWNGRNRSSPPPTGGFRADERMMERVRLPFQKRFPADQEMGYMSPPRNRMSSPRFFEGRNNDAGENHNNGFRGRKFRPGQRFDVGNSMRRPNSDKNNDNNNFRPFIRNRRFDVAEENSTGLNRFEMAQQERARRSEATADGGGNDIRRFKFNEEQPLVVANNDNNNKES, translated from the exons ATGAAAAGCAATGATGGTGTAGAGGTTCCTTGGAAAGTGGTGGCTAAAGGTAGCAGAAGTTCAACAAGGCGTAGTAAGAAACCAGTTGTACGTGTTGCAGCTTCAGGTATTGAGGCAGAAGACAAGAGTTCAACTGGCTCAGCAGTAGCTGGAAAATCAAAGCCTGAAAAg CTTGGGGTTTCTGTTCAAAGTCAGCATTTCCCTGAAAGAGTAGAGCATGTTCCGATAAAGAAACGGAGATTTCTGGTTCGCTCCCTGTCACCTTCAAAGAGGTCATCTGGTCAATGTGAAGGCTCTGAAAATAAGGCGCAGATCAACCGTGTTTCGCCTGTTTCGAgattaaaccctaatttgatCTCAGACGTTCATGATGAAAAGCCTGATTGCAGTGGTCATGACTTTTCTGGTATCAAGATCCTTGCTGATGCTGCTTGCAGTACGGAATTGAATAATGATCTTGCACCAGCTGTTGACCGGCTGCTTGCCGAAGAATCTGTTGTTCAGCAACAAGATGCCTCGACCATTTCAACTCATGCTGAAGGTAATGATTCATCAGCTGGAACTGCTTATGTCTCGCATACTGCAGTTGATTCCAGTGATCAGGGTCGGGAAAGCAATAGCGATATTGTAGCGCCTCAGAGAAATCctttaaaaaatttggtcaaAGAGTTGGCTGATGTGCAGAGCGTAGAGCACAGCAGAGTGACCTCTGGAGGGATGATAGCACCTAAAAAAACCAGTATTGCTCTTTCAGATGAATCCTCAACAGAAAGACCGACGGCTAATGTTGCAGCAAGTGAAAGTGAAACTTTAGCACCTGATAGTGGAGTTGTAACGATGTCAGAGAAATCATCTGCCGATGAGCCCACTGAAAGGAACAAGGGTGAAGGCCTTAAAAATGTTATCTTCCACTGGGATTTAAATGAACCTTGTGGTGTAGAAGATGAAGCCTCTGGAAGGGATGTAGAGGGAGAAATCACAGAGTCTATTGCCCCTAAAGAGAGCGGACCTATTGATGGAAGTAAGGACAGTATGGGTGGGGTAATTGCATCAGATGATCATACAAAAACTTCATCACCATCTGGGCCTAAGGCTGATGCAGCtactaaaaatgaaaaggagTGCCAATCTGGTTATGACTCCCAGTTTGAGGATGGAGAGTTGAGAGAACCATACCCTTGGGAAGAGACTGAGGGAGAAACGGGAGAGGTTGAACAGTTGGATTACGGGTCTGAGCCAGAGGATGAGAGATTCTACTCAATGGATTCTGAGAAGGGAATCTTGGCAGACAAGAATTTCAGACATGTTAAGTGTGAACCTGGTGATGCACCGAGAATTGGGGAGGCTAATGAAGGAAGTGACATAGAGAAGCAAGTTGTTGTTAACATGAGTGATTCACATCCTAAGAAGGGCTCTTCGTCTCCTTCAAGGAGCTTTGGGTCAAAACCATACAAGAAGTTGCCTTCACATGATGCCATCCAGAGGAGAAG GCCTGATAATTATGAAGGGTTGAGTACGCTCCCGGATAGGTTTGTTGGGAGAGATGACCGGTCAGGGATGCGTACTCCTGGGAGAGGAGGGTTTTTTAGTGGTTGGGATTCCAAACGACGCTTCTCCCAGCCTAATTACAAAGGCGGTTCCTCTGGTTTCGGGCGTCCACGGCCTAGAAGCATGGCAGATGATCAAGGTATGATGAACGGCTTTGATGAATCAGGGTCAGGACCGGGACCAGGGCCAGATG GACCGGGACCAGGGCCAGATGGTTATGAACGTAGGCAATTCTCAAATGGTGGATACCGAGGTCGGTTTAGGAGATTCCCAGATGATAGGGATCGTAATTTCAGGGGTCCTCACAGTGATACCAACCAATTTCCTAGTCGGATGCACAACCGGATGAGTAGTaataggagagagagaggtggcTCTCCGGTATACAGGAGATTGCACAACCCGCAATCAGAGTCAAGATCCAGAAGCCGTTCTCCAGTCTCGTGGAATGGCAGAAACAGatcatctcctcctcctacaGGTGGGTTTAGAGCAGACGAGAGGATGATGGAAAGAGTGAGGTTGCCTTTCCAGAAACGGTTTCCTGCAGATCAAGAGATGGGTTACATGTCACCTCCGAGAAACAGAATGTCGTCGCCGAGGTTCTTTGAAGGGAGGAACAATGATGCTGGAGAGAATCATAATAATGGCTTCAGGGGAAGGAAGTTCCGGCCTGGACAGAGATTTGATGTTGGAAATTCTATGAGAAGACCCAATTCTGACAaaaacaacgacaacaacaactttagaCCATTTATTCGGAACAGAAGATTTGACGTTGCGGAAGAGAACAGTACAGGTCTGAACAGGTTTGAGATGGCTCAGCAGGAGCGGGCTCGACGGTCTGAGGCCACAGCAGATGGAGGTGGTAATGATATTCGACGGTTCAAGTTTAATGAAGAACAGCCACTGGTGGTAGccaacaacgacaacaacaacaaagagtCATGA